The following are encoded in a window of Candidatus Korarchaeota archaeon NZ13-K genomic DNA:
- a CDS encoding Zn-ribbon domain-containing OB-fold protein: MWAYWLSVPSHWREIPARYRLEGGICRSCGHTMLPKEDICPVCGSRDIAVKQLPRRGTVVNYSVIWNAPRGYEYYTPYIIALVRLEDGTMVLSQLTDVTPSEVAEGMEVEMVLRKVRVSGESGIIAYAYKFRPLMRGD, from the coding sequence ATGTGGGCCTACTGGTTGAGCGTTCCCTCTCACTGGAGGGAGATACCAGCCAGGTATAGGCTGGAGGGAGGGATCTGCAGGAGCTGCGGTCACACGATGCTCCCTAAGGAGGATATATGTCCTGTTTGCGGATCAAGGGATATAGCTGTTAAGCAGCTCCCAAGGAGAGGAACTGTGGTCAACTATTCGGTGATATGGAATGCGCCCCGAGGCTACGAATACTACACCCCTTACATCATAGCTCTCGTGAGGTTAGAGGACGGGACCATGGTCCTGAGTCAGCTGACTGACGTCACTCCCTCCGAGGTGGCCGAGGGTATGGAGGTGGAGATGGTACTCAGGAAGGTCCGGGTGAGCGGGGAATCGGGAATAATAGCATACGCCTATAAGTTCAGGCCCTTGATGAGGGGTGATTGA
- the rpmC gene encoding 50S ribosomal protein L29 — MSPSKLDELRGMNVDELLERLKEVERDIFLNEAKRLLGAAEKTHLRRALRRERARILTILRERGIKI, encoded by the coding sequence ATGAGTCCGAGTAAGCTTGACGAGCTCAGGGGAATGAATGTCGATGAGCTTCTGGAGAGGTTGAAGGAGGTTGAGAGGGATATCTTCCTGAACGAGGCGAAGAGATTGCTCGGCGCGGCTGAGAAGACACACCTGAGGAGAGCCCTGAGGAGGGAGAGGGCTAGGATATTAACGATCCTGAGGGAAAGGGGTATAAAGATATAG
- a CDS encoding hydroxymethylglutaryl-CoA synthase, with protein MRASRKVGIVGWGAYVPRWRIRSEELARGWGREWKRYAAGIMVEEKSVPGLDEDTFTIAYEASMNALRRARIDPSSIRAVYVGTESKPYAVKTTATMLVEAIGAGGPKRLTTGADYEFACKAGTEAMQSVIGLVGSGMIDYGLAVGADTAQGAPGDALEYTASAGGAAYILGPADKSVAVIESSLSYVTDTPDFWRRQHEHYPAHTRAFTGEPAYFRHIMSAAKELMSLMGTRPEDYDYAIFHQPNGKFPIRVGTRLGFTPEKIKPGLITPFIGNTYSGSALVGLAAVLDQARPGQRILLVSFGSGAGSDAFHIEVRDGIEEVRDLAPKTMDYVSRKEYIDYAIYARYRRMIRMLHDFSGY; from the coding sequence ATGAGAGCAAGCAGGAAGGTTGGAATAGTTGGATGGGGAGCCTACGTGCCCAGATGGAGGATAAGGTCGGAGGAACTTGCTAGGGGATGGGGAAGAGAGTGGAAGCGGTATGCAGCCGGTATAATGGTCGAGGAGAAGAGCGTGCCGGGTCTCGACGAGGATACCTTCACAATAGCCTATGAGGCCTCAATGAACGCTCTGAGGAGGGCCAGGATAGATCCTTCCAGCATAAGGGCGGTTTACGTTGGTACGGAATCTAAGCCCTATGCTGTGAAGACGACCGCAACGATGCTGGTTGAGGCCATAGGTGCTGGTGGGCCCAAGAGGCTCACCACGGGGGCCGACTATGAGTTCGCATGTAAGGCGGGAACTGAGGCCATGCAATCTGTGATCGGATTGGTGGGCTCCGGCATGATAGATTATGGACTGGCCGTAGGGGCTGATACCGCTCAAGGTGCTCCGGGAGACGCTTTAGAGTACACAGCCTCTGCCGGAGGGGCCGCCTACATTCTAGGACCTGCTGATAAGTCAGTAGCTGTCATAGAGTCCTCCCTCTCTTACGTCACGGATACCCCGGATTTCTGGAGGAGGCAGCACGAGCACTACCCCGCACATACAAGGGCTTTCACTGGGGAGCCAGCTTACTTCAGGCATATAATGTCCGCAGCCAAGGAACTCATGAGCCTCATGGGGACCAGGCCGGAGGATTACGATTATGCAATCTTCCACCAGCCTAACGGCAAGTTCCCAATCAGGGTGGGCACCAGGCTTGGGTTCACGCCGGAAAAGATAAAGCCCGGGCTGATAACTCCCTTCATAGGTAACACTTACAGCGGATCAGCTCTTGTTGGTCTGGCCGCCGTGCTGGATCAGGCGAGACCAGGGCAGAGGATCTTACTCGTTTCCTTCGGGTCCGGCGCGGGTAGCGATGCCTTCCACATAGAGGTTCGGGATGGGATAGAGGAGGTGCGGGACCTTGCCCCGAAGACTATGGACTACGTCTCCAGGAAGGAGTACATAGATTATGCGATTTACGCCAGATACAGGAGGATGATCAGGATGCTGCACGATTTCAGCGGGTATTGA
- a CDS encoding Glu-tRNA(Gln) amidotransferase GatDE subunit E → MEAEFYRSIGLRVGLEIHQRLDSHKLFCNCPSILRDDEPHHWIKRNLSVSYSELGLIDPAAMFESLRKRDFFYGVYYDTTCEVEADEAPPLPLNEEALEISIEIALMLKMKPVDEIHVMRKIVVDGSNTTGFQRTALVALGDEESFIDTSMGKVGLETLCLEEESAFIVDSTPEYARYKLDRLGIPLVEIATSPDIWHPEQAKEAALRIGRLLRATGRVQRGIGTIRQDINVSIEGGARQEIKGIQELDLIPEVIRREVIRQKNLLRIKDEMESRGISESDFSDPVEDITDILAGKKSQIVEKAISKGDRAFGMRVRGMRGLLGREVQPGRRFGAELADYARVFGGVKGIIHGDELPGYGMSEEDVRVIRERLSCENDDTFVIILGRRDTSLLALESVRSRLKAAVRGVPNETRRALPDGNTSFMRPMPGSARMYPETDVLPVKVAPIVARIRSLPRMPEDVVRELAELYNINSDLAWELYDEGRVELFKRLVSCGAPASFTASTLTSTIRMLRREGERVDRILESHFEEIFRLLGEGKLAKEAVPDLLREIARGKCSSAQDYVKEHTISLEELDSVIESVLEGLRDRISERGDRAFGMVMGEVMKLVRGRIDGAIVSERVRRRLEESFKA, encoded by the coding sequence TTGGAAGCCGAGTTCTACAGGAGCATCGGTTTGAGGGTGGGCCTGGAGATCCATCAGAGGCTCGACTCCCACAAGCTCTTCTGCAACTGTCCCTCTATCTTGAGAGACGATGAGCCTCATCACTGGATAAAGAGGAACCTGAGCGTTTCTTACAGCGAACTAGGTCTCATAGATCCGGCGGCCATGTTCGAATCGCTGAGGAAAAGGGATTTCTTCTACGGGGTTTATTACGATACCACATGCGAGGTCGAGGCTGATGAGGCTCCTCCGCTCCCCCTGAATGAGGAGGCCCTGGAGATATCAATAGAGATAGCTCTCATGCTCAAGATGAAGCCCGTTGACGAGATCCACGTGATGAGGAAGATAGTGGTCGATGGGAGTAACACCACGGGATTTCAGAGGACTGCTCTCGTTGCCCTAGGGGATGAGGAGAGCTTCATAGACACTTCAATGGGGAAGGTTGGCTTGGAGACCCTATGCCTGGAGGAGGAATCCGCTTTCATAGTGGATAGCACCCCGGAGTATGCGAGGTATAAGCTGGATAGGCTGGGGATCCCCTTGGTTGAGATAGCCACCTCCCCAGACATATGGCACCCTGAGCAGGCAAAGGAGGCCGCCCTGAGGATAGGTAGGCTGCTCAGGGCGACGGGTAGGGTGCAGAGGGGAATAGGGACGATAAGGCAGGACATAAACGTATCGATAGAGGGAGGTGCTAGGCAGGAGATAAAGGGGATACAGGAGCTCGATCTGATCCCGGAGGTCATAAGGAGGGAGGTCATCAGGCAAAAGAACCTCTTAAGAATCAAAGATGAGATGGAGAGCAGGGGAATCTCTGAGAGCGATTTTTCAGATCCTGTGGAGGATATAACGGACATATTAGCCGGTAAGAAGTCCCAGATCGTAGAGAAGGCGATCTCCAAAGGAGATAGGGCCTTCGGAATGAGAGTGAGGGGAATGAGGGGCCTCCTAGGGCGGGAGGTGCAGCCGGGAAGACGCTTCGGAGCGGAGTTAGCGGATTACGCTAGGGTCTTCGGTGGAGTCAAGGGGATCATCCATGGGGACGAGTTGCCGGGGTACGGGATGAGCGAGGAAGATGTTAGGGTCATTAGAGAGAGGCTATCTTGCGAAAACGATGACACTTTCGTGATCATCTTAGGCAGGAGGGATACCTCATTGCTCGCTCTAGAGTCCGTGAGGTCCAGACTCAAAGCTGCCGTCAGGGGCGTTCCAAATGAGACCAGGAGGGCACTACCAGATGGAAACACGTCCTTCATGAGACCTATGCCCGGATCAGCCAGGATGTACCCGGAGACTGATGTGCTACCGGTTAAGGTCGCTCCCATAGTCGCTAGGATCCGGAGTTTGCCTAGGATGCCTGAGGACGTGGTGAGGGAGTTGGCGGAGCTTTACAACATAAATAGCGACTTGGCCTGGGAGCTATACGATGAGGGGAGGGTCGAGCTCTTCAAGAGGCTGGTGTCCTGCGGGGCGCCAGCCAGCTTCACAGCATCGACATTGACGTCCACCATCAGGATGTTGAGGAGGGAAGGTGAGCGAGTTGACAGGATATTGGAGAGTCATTTTGAGGAGATCTTCAGACTGCTGGGAGAGGGTAAGCTCGCCAAGGAAGCCGTACCTGATTTGCTCAGGGAGATAGCGAGGGGGAAGTGTTCAAGTGCGCAAGATTACGTTAAGGAGCACACGATCAGCTTAGAAGAACTCGATTCCGTGATAGAATCCGTCTTAGAGGGACTCAGGGACAGGATATCGGAGAGAGGGGATAGGGCCTTCGGTATGGTTATGGGGGAGGTGATGAAGCTGGTCAGGGGTAGGATAGATGGCGCCATCGTGAGCGAGAGGGTGAGAAGGAGATTAGAAGAATCCTTCAAGGCTTGA
- a CDS encoding ribonuclease P protein subunit (Rpp29; part of the RNA/protein ribonuclease P complex which generates mature tRNA molecules by cleaving their 5' ends; functions together with Rpp21, Rpp30, Pop5 and the RNA subunit in the holoenzyme; Archaeal RNase P has multiple protein subunits homologous to eukaryotic nuclear RNase P proteins) codes for MKPSNILAHELIGLEVKVIHSPNMHEVGIKGRVVFETKNCLIIDRGGKRSVVAKGARLFLFKVDEGSPVAVVGDRLIGRPEERVKRI; via the coding sequence GTGAAACCCAGTAACATACTCGCTCATGAGCTCATAGGGCTGGAGGTGAAGGTCATTCACTCCCCAAACATGCATGAGGTGGGCATCAAAGGCAGGGTCGTCTTCGAGACCAAGAACTGTCTCATCATAGATAGGGGAGGCAAGAGGTCCGTGGTGGCTAAGGGTGCCAGGCTCTTTTTATTTAAAGTGGATGAAGGTAGCCCCGTGGCCGTGGTGGGAGACAGGTTGATAGGTAGACCGGAGGAGAGGGTGAAGAGAATATGA
- a CDS encoding 30S ribosomal protein S17, which yields MRRISEELVKDVIPPERSCDDEKCPWHGTISLRNATLEGRVVSTKMTRTVSVLVEYLHYDKKFKRYERRRSKIHAHLPPCLEVKEGDFVRIVETRRLAKTVSHVVLGKLR from the coding sequence ATGAGGAGGATCTCCGAGGAGCTAGTGAAGGATGTGATACCGCCCGAGAGGAGTTGCGACGATGAGAAGTGCCCCTGGCATGGCACCATATCATTGAGGAATGCCACGCTGGAGGGTAGGGTCGTCAGTACCAAGATGACGAGGACCGTCAGTGTCCTCGTTGAGTACCTGCACTATGATAAGAAGTTCAAGAGATATGAGAGGAGACGCAGCAAGATTCACGCTCACCTACCACCTTGCTTGGAGGTCAAAGAGGGGGATTTCGTCAGGATAGTTGAGACTCGAAGGTTGGCGAAAACGGTCAGCCATGTTGTCCTGGGGAAGCTGAGGTGA
- a CDS encoding DNA-directed DNA polymerase I, translated as MNRKDHDDDSHCHEFSTHDDTSFGRLNGPPTYLNSSRGGIGGMTPRRGVLLSVFYSGDEKAAIMKFYDIDNGEIFSVKDNSDHKPYLLTDAPEESAAEVLREFSSRIHSLSRVRKYDILRDVELELTKVEAKDPLAIGGSPRNMRDVLTKLGYRVWEAKIKYYDCFIFDRNLIPGCLYEVDDSGNVRRVKVDSELSEEMVGSDEEVKEVLLSMMPLFDEPSPELPNAALDIEVLSPLDKIPDPKEPDKPVAAAAIVDSFNRKEVHVLYRGGSLPNELPDGTKIIAYESEGRLIRGVLDRISEYPLIFTYNGDNFDLPYLAKRAKELGVSDRPIRLERDRAILDTGIHVDLYKLFSNKSIQVYVFSNKYIGYTLDEVAEALLGERKMELEVRDFYSLGTTTLAEYCLKDAELTFKLGNIGSGELIRLLFLFARISKMSLEEVSRQGVSSWIRNMIFFEYRRRNWLIPEKEEIMAVRGERTYSQAIIKGKKYMGAIVLEPAPGVHFDVAVMDFASLYPSIIGRWKVSFETVNCPHEECRSNRPVEELPHWICTKGRGIVPYIIQALRDLRVKRYKRRAKEERNEHMREWFDTVQRSLKVFLNASYGVFGFENFPLYSPPAAEMITALARKAMLLSIEEARRMGLSVIYGDTDSLFIKGATQAQINELERRVEEKLGIDLELDKWYRYVVFSRLKKNYLGVTREGIVEVKGLLGKKRNIPPLVKKAFDEVLEILSSVKSPEDFSEAKRMIEETIRSYVRRLESGEYDIEELAFRCMLGKSPDDYVKTTPQHVKVARILERMGKRVEAGQVIKYVKVTGRDGVMPTELASKSQIDKEKYLEIMRTTFEQILSALDLDFDEIVRERRVSSLEGFF; from the coding sequence ATGAACCGCAAGGATCATGATGACGATAGCCATTGCCACGAGTTTTCTACTCATGATGACACCTCTTTCGGTCGCCTCAATGGGCCGCCCACCTATTTAAATTCTTCTCGCGGGGGGATTGGTGGGATGACACCAAGGAGGGGTGTTCTGCTCTCGGTATTTTACTCAGGTGATGAGAAGGCCGCAATCATGAAGTTTTATGACATTGATAATGGAGAAATTTTTTCAGTAAAAGACAATTCGGATCATAAACCTTACTTGCTCACTGACGCGCCGGAGGAGAGTGCGGCAGAGGTCCTGCGAGAGTTCTCCTCGAGGATACATTCGCTCTCCAGAGTGAGGAAGTACGATATCCTGAGGGATGTGGAGCTCGAGTTGACCAAAGTGGAGGCCAAGGATCCTTTAGCTATAGGGGGATCCCCCAGGAACATGAGGGATGTACTTACCAAGCTGGGTTACAGAGTTTGGGAGGCGAAGATAAAGTACTATGACTGCTTCATTTTCGACAGGAACCTCATACCTGGCTGTCTGTACGAGGTGGACGATTCCGGGAACGTGAGGAGAGTCAAAGTCGATTCGGAATTGAGCGAGGAGATGGTGGGCTCCGATGAGGAGGTGAAGGAAGTGCTGCTCTCCATGATGCCCTTATTCGACGAGCCCTCTCCGGAGCTGCCTAATGCCGCTCTAGATATAGAGGTCCTCTCCCCTCTGGACAAGATCCCAGATCCTAAGGAGCCAGATAAACCCGTTGCCGCGGCAGCCATAGTGGACAGCTTCAACAGAAAGGAGGTTCACGTTCTTTACAGGGGAGGCAGTCTACCCAATGAGCTGCCGGACGGTACAAAGATAATAGCTTATGAGAGCGAGGGGAGACTAATTAGAGGTGTACTTGATAGAATCAGTGAATATCCACTCATATTCACCTACAACGGGGATAACTTCGACCTCCCCTACTTAGCCAAGAGGGCTAAGGAGCTTGGAGTGAGCGACAGGCCCATCAGGCTCGAGAGGGACAGGGCCATACTGGATACGGGGATACATGTAGACCTGTATAAACTGTTCAGTAACAAATCAATACAAGTTTATGTCTTCAGTAACAAATATATCGGCTATACGCTGGATGAGGTGGCTGAAGCCCTGCTAGGGGAGAGGAAGATGGAGCTCGAGGTGAGGGACTTCTACTCATTAGGGACAACGACACTGGCTGAATACTGTTTGAAAGACGCTGAGCTCACCTTCAAGCTCGGGAACATAGGATCCGGGGAGCTGATCAGGTTACTCTTCCTCTTCGCTAGGATAAGCAAGATGTCCTTGGAGGAGGTGTCCAGGCAGGGGGTCTCCTCATGGATCAGGAACATGATATTCTTCGAGTACAGGAGGAGGAATTGGCTCATTCCTGAGAAGGAGGAGATAATGGCCGTTAGGGGGGAGAGAACCTACTCTCAGGCGATAATCAAGGGAAAGAAGTACATGGGAGCCATAGTCCTCGAGCCAGCACCGGGGGTTCACTTCGATGTGGCCGTCATGGACTTCGCTAGCCTGTATCCATCGATTATAGGACGCTGGAAAGTGAGCTTTGAAACGGTAAACTGTCCCCATGAGGAGTGCAGGTCGAATAGACCCGTGGAGGAGCTCCCACACTGGATATGCACGAAGGGCAGGGGGATAGTCCCTTACATCATACAGGCCCTGAGGGACCTCAGGGTGAAGAGGTATAAGAGAAGGGCCAAGGAGGAGAGAAATGAGCACATGAGAGAGTGGTTTGATACCGTCCAGAGGAGCCTTAAGGTGTTCCTGAACGCATCATACGGCGTCTTCGGTTTCGAGAACTTTCCCCTATACTCACCTCCGGCGGCTGAGATGATAACCGCCCTAGCGAGGAAGGCCATGCTCCTCTCAATAGAGGAAGCTAGGAGGATGGGGCTGAGTGTCATATACGGGGATACTGATAGCCTGTTCATAAAAGGGGCCACTCAGGCTCAGATCAACGAGTTGGAGAGGAGGGTTGAGGAGAAACTAGGAATAGATCTGGAGCTGGATAAGTGGTACAGGTATGTGGTCTTCTCCAGGCTGAAGAAGAACTATCTGGGGGTGACGAGAGAGGGCATCGTGGAGGTGAAGGGACTGCTCGGGAAGAAGAGAAACATACCCCCGCTGGTCAAGAAGGCCTTCGATGAGGTGCTGGAGATACTATCGAGCGTCAAAAGTCCTGAAGATTTCTCCGAGGCCAAGAGGATGATAGAGGAAACCATAAGGAGCTACGTGAGGAGGCTGGAGTCCGGGGAATACGATATTGAGGAGCTGGCATTCAGATGCATGCTGGGTAAGAGCCCAGATGACTACGTAAAGACCACCCCTCAGCACGTTAAAGTGGCTAGGATTCTTGAGAGGATGGGCAAACGCGTCGAAGCGGGTCAGGTGATAAAGTACGTCAAGGTCACCGGTAGGGACGGGGTCATGCCGACGGAGCTGGCGAGCAAATCCCAAATAGACAAGGAGAAGTACTTGGAGATAATGAGGACAACATTTGAGCAGATACTGAGCGCTTTAGACCTAGATTTCGATGAGATAGTGAGGGAAAGAAGGGTATCAAGCCTTGAAGGATTCTTCTAA
- a CDS encoding Glu-tRNA(Gln) amidotransferase GatDE subunit D, which produces MLHYRGKAGRLLSSLGIEDFDRVRIRKGNRVYEGILIPRPEILDDEHVIIKLDNGYNIGISIEGAELELVSKGGGREERPIPELSYREDLPRVPIVVTGGTITSRVDYSTGAVIAHEKPEELLDLIPELAEIANIDYVRLFAEFSENLTPDHWREIARAVERELRKGSEGVIIAHGTDTMHYTASALAFMLRELDKPVVLVGSQRSVDRPSTDAVVNMIAAARLAASGPIAESVIVMHSSPSDDYAYVLRGVRARKMHTSRRDAFVSVNEPPLARVGRDSIDLISDNFRRRGEGISGVVLDDKIDSRVALVQIWPGIPSGYLSMLKTMFRGIVIAGTGLGHVPKHVIPEVRELIRDGVPVVMASQCLFGRVDLKVYETGRRLLEAGVIPAMDMLPEVSLVKLMFVLGHTQELEEVRRLMLTNLAGEIGTRLPLNTFPPCWR; this is translated from the coding sequence ATGCTCCACTACAGGGGGAAGGCAGGAAGGCTGCTCTCCAGCTTGGGCATAGAGGACTTCGACAGGGTGAGGATTAGGAAGGGAAACCGCGTTTATGAGGGAATACTCATACCTAGACCTGAGATACTGGACGATGAGCACGTGATAATAAAGCTGGATAATGGATACAACATAGGGATAAGCATAGAGGGAGCCGAGCTCGAGCTCGTCTCCAAGGGAGGTGGGAGGGAGGAGAGGCCCATCCCGGAGCTGAGCTACAGGGAGGACCTGCCTAGAGTGCCCATAGTGGTCACGGGAGGGACAATAACATCCAGGGTGGACTACTCAACAGGCGCCGTCATAGCTCATGAGAAACCTGAGGAGCTGCTGGACCTCATACCGGAGCTCGCTGAAATAGCGAACATAGATTACGTGAGGCTATTCGCGGAGTTCAGCGAGAACCTGACCCCGGATCATTGGAGGGAGATAGCCAGGGCGGTGGAGAGGGAGCTCAGGAAGGGATCTGAGGGTGTGATAATAGCGCATGGGACTGACACAATGCACTACACGGCATCAGCGTTGGCCTTCATGTTGAGAGAACTTGATAAACCCGTCGTGCTCGTCGGATCGCAGAGATCGGTTGACAGACCATCGACGGACGCTGTGGTGAACATGATAGCTGCCGCCAGACTGGCGGCCTCCGGACCGATAGCGGAATCGGTAATAGTGATGCACTCGAGCCCATCTGACGACTACGCTTACGTCTTGAGGGGGGTGAGGGCGAGGAAGATGCACACATCCAGGAGGGACGCCTTCGTCTCTGTGAACGAACCTCCGCTCGCGAGGGTGGGCCGTGACTCCATTGATCTGATCTCCGATAACTTCAGGAGGAGAGGTGAGGGAATCAGTGGAGTCGTACTGGACGATAAGATCGATAGCAGGGTGGCTCTGGTTCAGATATGGCCGGGCATTCCGTCGGGATACCTCAGCATGCTCAAAACGATGTTCCGAGGGATCGTCATAGCCGGCACCGGATTGGGTCACGTGCCCAAGCACGTGATACCTGAGGTGCGCGAGCTCATCAGGGACGGGGTGCCCGTCGTCATGGCATCCCAGTGCCTGTTCGGGAGGGTCGATCTCAAGGTGTATGAGACGGGGAGGAGATTGCTCGAGGCCGGGGTTATACCTGCCATGGATATGCTGCCTGAGGTCTCCCTCGTCAAGCTGATGTTCGTGCTAGGACACACACAGGAACTTGAGGAGGTTCGGAGGCTCATGCTGACCAACCTCGCTGGGGAGATAGGGACTAGGCTTCCCTTGAACACCTTCCCACCCTGCTGGAGGTGA
- a CDS encoding 30S ribosomal protein S3 produces MSSSKSMPTYKKLVQEGIVKYRLHEFLERISDKAGFHGVEISSTPIRDIITVYVESPGVIIGRGGRTSRRITDILREELGIQNPYIQTKKVDEPFLSARIVASYIARRIARGERYKKVAYSALRRVMAAGAKGVEIRLSGKFGSQRAREERFRDGVIYRCGQDYVENVEYAVKHVLMPQGMIGVRVRIVKPGVRGPDAVVIKEEAIEELRERIRSEVDSLSASESVEIPKELEEEFEVASEVKEDESE; encoded by the coding sequence ATGAGTTCCTCGAAGTCCATGCCCACCTACAAGAAGCTGGTTCAGGAGGGCATCGTGAAGTACAGGTTGCATGAGTTCTTGGAGAGAATATCAGATAAAGCGGGTTTTCATGGAGTGGAAATATCCTCAACACCCATAAGGGACATAATAACGGTCTATGTGGAGAGCCCCGGTGTCATCATAGGAAGGGGAGGGAGGACCTCTAGGAGGATCACGGACATCCTGAGGGAGGAGCTGGGGATACAGAACCCCTACATACAGACGAAGAAGGTGGATGAGCCATTCCTCAGTGCCAGGATAGTGGCAAGCTACATAGCTAGGAGGATCGCTAGGGGAGAGAGGTACAAGAAGGTGGCTTACTCGGCTCTGAGAAGGGTCATGGCCGCTGGAGCGAAGGGTGTCGAGATAAGGCTCTCTGGAAAGTTTGGGAGTCAGAGGGCCAGAGAGGAGAGGTTCAGGGATGGTGTGATATACAGGTGCGGACAAGATTACGTCGAGAATGTTGAGTATGCGGTGAAGCACGTGCTGATGCCTCAGGGCATGATAGGAGTGAGGGTGAGGATAGTTAAGCCCGGTGTGAGAGGACCTGATGCCGTTGTGATAAAGGAAGAGGCCATAGAGGAGCTTAGGGAGAGGATAAGATCTGAGGTGGATTCATTATCGGCATCTGAGAGTGTGGAGATACCCAAAGAGTTGGAGGAGGAGTTTGAGGTTGCCAGTGAGGTGAAGGAGGATGAGTCCGAGTAA
- a CDS encoding QueT transporter family protein encodes MEMRGFVMNLALTSVFAALYATITIVLAPISFYAIQVRISDSLLALSLLFGPPVIIGTSIGCFIANLIGPFGIVDALGGSLANLVATYLGWRFRRRRTLAIMQMPFTVSLIVSLYLYELLNLPPLLTFAYLLIGSLISIGGLGSLLLRIVSRWYVS; translated from the coding sequence ATGGAGATGCGAGGATTCGTGATGAACTTAGCCCTGACATCTGTTTTCGCCGCGCTCTACGCGACCATCACAATCGTTCTGGCCCCTATATCCTTCTACGCGATACAGGTGAGGATCTCCGACTCATTATTGGCTCTCTCGCTATTATTCGGACCACCCGTGATCATAGGGACTTCAATAGGATGCTTCATCGCGAACTTGATTGGACCTTTCGGCATAGTTGATGCATTGGGTGGCTCCCTAGCTAACTTGGTGGCGACCTACTTGGGGTGGAGGTTTAGGAGGAGAAGGACCCTCGCGATCATGCAGATGCCCTTCACAGTATCCCTCATAGTCTCTCTCTATCTCTACGAGTTGTTGAATCTTCCTCCACTGCTCACCTTCGCATACTTACTCATAGGTTCCCTGATATCGATAGGTGGGCTGGGCTCCTTGCTCTTGAGGATCGTGAGCAGATGGTATGTTAGTTAA
- a CDS encoding 50S ribosomal protein L22: MPSWGYSYAAQGEKEAMASGRDLRVSFKEMVELLREIRGKKLSEAYKILDDVISLKRPIPFRRYNGGVPHRRGLSGSKAGRYPVKAAKLVRKILKSAEHNAMGKDLDPDNLYVKHAAAQMGMKLRRFFPRAYGRATPKIEQLVHVEIVLEEREEGE, encoded by the coding sequence TTGCCCAGCTGGGGGTACTCGTACGCGGCTCAGGGAGAGAAGGAAGCGATGGCCTCAGGGAGAGACCTAAGAGTGTCCTTCAAGGAAATGGTGGAGCTACTAAGGGAGATACGGGGCAAGAAACTATCTGAGGCCTACAAGATACTCGATGATGTGATATCCCTGAAGAGGCCCATCCCATTCAGGAGGTACAATGGGGGTGTGCCTCACAGGAGAGGACTCTCCGGATCCAAGGCCGGAAGATATCCCGTCAAGGCCGCTAAACTCGTTAGGAAGATCCTGAAGAGCGCCGAGCACAACGCCATGGGCAAGGACTTGGACCCAGATAACCTCTACGTGAAGCACGCTGCAGCCCAGATGGGAATGAAGCTGAGACGTTTCTTTCCTAGGGCTTATGGAAGAGCAACCCCTAAGATAGAGCAGCTGGTTCACGTCGAGATAGTGCTCGAGGAGAGGGAGGAGGGTGAGTGA